A genomic stretch from Porphyromonadaceae bacterium W3.11 includes:
- a CDS encoding YjjG family noncanonical pyrimidine nucleotidase, with translation MIKTVLIDLDDTLWATQENNKAALGELYLLHNWSCGFTSFEDLFQYYYPHNEYLWGEYREGRISKHELTIRRFSYFLEKIGSYTEDEILALNEQFLDRTAMKEGVVEGAFDLLEYLSSLYKIVVVSNGFVEVQYRKMASAGLTPYIDEVVLSEEVGVSKPARGIFDHALNISHARKSETIFIGDSWSADILGAQNAGLASIWFNPSKAMPPKPLSEYRYPIYEVHTLLEIIPLMRSLLFKSL, from the coding sequence GTGATTAAGACGGTCCTCATAGATTTAGACGATACCCTCTGGGCTACGCAGGAGAATAATAAGGCTGCATTGGGTGAGTTGTATTTGCTTCATAATTGGAGCTGTGGCTTTACTTCGTTCGAGGATCTTTTTCAGTACTATTATCCCCACAATGAATACCTTTGGGGTGAATATAGAGAAGGACGGATCAGTAAGCATGAGCTAACGATCCGTCGCTTCTCTTACTTTTTGGAAAAGATAGGCTCCTATACTGAGGATGAGATTCTAGCTCTTAATGAGCAATTCTTAGACCGCACAGCAATGAAAGAGGGGGTAGTAGAGGGAGCCTTTGATCTTTTAGAATATCTTAGTTCTCTATACAAAATCGTAGTGGTCTCTAATGGCTTCGTGGAGGTCCAGTATCGTAAGATGGCATCCGCTGGACTTACCCCATACATCGATGAGGTGGTCCTTAGCGAGGAGGTGGGTGTGAGTAAGCCAGCAAGAGGTATCTTTGATCATGCTTTGAATATCAGTCACGCACGAAAAAGTGAGACCATCTTTATAGGTGATAGCTGGTCAGCTGACATATTGGGGGCTCAGAATGCTGGACTTGCCTCCATTTGGTTCAATCCCAGCAAGGCGATGCCACCTAAGCCTCTCTCTGAGTATCGCTACCCTATATACGAAGTGCATACGTTGTTAGAGATTATACCTCTGATGAGATCTCTCTTATTCAAAAGTTTATAG